A single region of the Streptomyces caelestis genome encodes:
- a CDS encoding proline--tRNA ligase, which translates to MANVPVQRMSQLMAKTLRDDPADAEVLSHKLLVRAGYVRRTAAGIWSWLPLGMRVLRNVERIVREEMDAIGAQEVLLPALLPREPYDATGRWDEYGPELFRLKDRKGGDYLLGPTHEEIFTLLVKDQASSYKDLPVILYQIQNKYRDEARPRAGILRGREFLMKDSYSFDTEDEGLARSYALHREAYQRIFARLGLDYRICAATAGAMGGSKSEEFLAPAEAGEDTFADCPNCDFAANTEATTYELKPVDATDVPAAEDIPTPDTPTIETLAASLGVPASATLKNLLVKVDGEIVAVGVPGDREVDLDKVEAHFAPAVVELVTETDFAARPDLVRGYVGPKGLDKVTYIADPRVAPGTSWITGANKAGTHTKNVVAGRDFEVDQYVDVVVVQQGDPCPKCGTGLVLDRAIEIGHIFQLGRKYADALKLDVLGQNGKPVRVTMGSYGVGVSRAVAALAEQTADDKGLCWPREVAPADVHVVAAGKALQTELALDVSGKLAAAGVRVLVDDRPGVSPGVKFTDSELIGVPQILVAGRRAADGVVELKDRRTGEREELTVEEAVARLTA; encoded by the coding sequence ATGGCGAACGTACCGGTCCAGCGCATGTCCCAGTTGATGGCGAAGACGTTGCGCGACGACCCGGCGGACGCCGAGGTCCTCAGCCACAAGCTCCTCGTCCGCGCCGGGTACGTGCGCCGTACCGCCGCCGGAATCTGGAGCTGGCTGCCCCTTGGCATGAGGGTCCTGCGCAATGTGGAGCGCATCGTCCGCGAGGAGATGGACGCGATCGGCGCCCAGGAGGTGCTGCTCCCCGCCCTGCTGCCGCGTGAGCCGTACGACGCGACCGGCCGCTGGGACGAGTACGGTCCCGAGCTGTTCCGCCTCAAGGACCGCAAGGGCGGCGACTACCTGCTCGGCCCCACCCACGAGGAGATCTTCACCCTCCTCGTGAAGGACCAGGCGTCCTCCTACAAGGACCTGCCGGTGATCCTCTACCAGATCCAGAACAAGTACCGCGACGAGGCCCGGCCCCGCGCGGGCATCCTGCGCGGCCGCGAGTTCCTGATGAAGGACTCCTACTCCTTCGACACCGAGGACGAGGGCCTCGCCCGGTCCTACGCGCTGCACCGCGAGGCCTACCAGAGGATCTTCGCGCGCCTCGGCCTCGACTACCGCATCTGCGCCGCCACCGCCGGCGCGATGGGCGGCTCCAAGTCCGAGGAGTTCCTCGCCCCGGCCGAGGCCGGCGAGGACACCTTCGCCGACTGCCCGAACTGCGACTTCGCCGCCAACACCGAGGCGACCACGTACGAGCTGAAGCCCGTCGACGCCACGGACGTCCCGGCCGCCGAGGACATCCCGACCCCCGACACCCCGACCATCGAGACCCTTGCCGCCTCCCTCGGCGTCCCGGCCTCGGCCACGCTGAAGAACCTCCTCGTCAAGGTCGACGGCGAGATCGTCGCCGTCGGCGTTCCCGGCGACCGTGAGGTCGACCTGGACAAGGTCGAGGCGCACTTCGCCCCGGCCGTCGTCGAGCTGGTCACCGAGACGGACTTCGCGGCCCGCCCCGACCTGGTCCGCGGCTACGTCGGACCGAAGGGCCTGGACAAGGTCACGTACATCGCCGACCCGCGCGTGGCCCCCGGCACCTCCTGGATCACCGGCGCCAACAAGGCCGGCACGCACACGAAGAACGTCGTCGCGGGCCGCGACTTCGAGGTCGACCAGTACGTCGACGTCGTGGTCGTGCAGCAGGGCGACCCCTGCCCGAAGTGCGGCACGGGCCTCGTGCTCGACCGGGCCATCGAGATCGGCCACATCTTCCAGCTGGGCCGCAAGTACGCCGACGCCCTCAAGCTCGACGTCCTCGGCCAGAACGGCAAGCCGGTCCGCGTCACCATGGGCTCCTACGGCGTCGGCGTCTCCCGCGCGGTCGCGGCCCTGGCCGAGCAGACCGCGGACGACAAGGGCCTGTGCTGGCCCCGGGAGGTCGCCCCGGCCGACGTCCACGTGGTCGCCGCCGGCAAGGCCCTCCAGACCGAACTGGCCCTCGACGTCTCCGGGAAGCTGGCCGCCGCCGGTGTCCGCGTCCTGGTCGACGACCGACCCGGCGTCTCCCCGGGCGTCAAGTTCACCGACTCCGAGCTGATCGGCGTACCGCAGATCCTGGTGGCCGGGCGGCGCGCGGCCGACGGCGTGGTGGAACTGAAGGACCGCCGCACCGGCGAGCGCGAGGAGCTGACGGTCGAGGAGGCCGTCGCCCGGCTCACGGCCTGA
- a CDS encoding aminoglycoside phosphotransferase family protein: MVFEPPKRLVRALGETAPDGDDWLEKLPEAAQRAVALRELTVERVQVPGGRSSLVVLVRTADGTPAVLKLAPGRARPEAERAALAHWGGRGAVQLLEPFTYQGVLLLERLHPDVSVRSLPEAKALLEAAGTLRRLWVEPPADFPFETVAERTGRQAESMRARAQADSEVAPLVGLALAAREELLAAPPEHRLLHGTFRQSKVLAGERMPWLAVGPDPVVGECAFDLARLVRDRVEDLIAQPSGAATTRRRVKRLAESLDVDQERLRGWTLFRAVESGVRARRVGRPRDAELLLEFAGWL, from the coding sequence GAAGCGTCTGGTCAGGGCGCTCGGTGAGACGGCACCGGACGGTGACGACTGGCTGGAGAAGCTGCCCGAGGCGGCGCAGCGGGCCGTCGCGCTACGCGAGTTGACCGTGGAGCGGGTGCAGGTGCCCGGCGGGCGCAGCAGCCTGGTCGTGCTGGTGCGGACGGCCGACGGAACGCCCGCCGTGCTGAAGCTGGCGCCGGGCCGGGCCCGCCCGGAGGCGGAGCGGGCCGCGCTCGCGCACTGGGGCGGGCGGGGTGCCGTACAGCTGCTCGAACCCTTCACTTACCAGGGCGTACTGCTGCTGGAGCGGCTGCATCCGGACGTGTCGGTGCGGTCGCTGCCGGAGGCGAAGGCGCTGCTGGAGGCGGCGGGGACGCTGCGGCGGCTGTGGGTGGAGCCGCCCGCCGACTTCCCCTTCGAGACCGTGGCCGAGCGGACCGGGCGGCAGGCCGAGTCGATGCGGGCCCGGGCGCAGGCCGACTCCGAGGTGGCCCCGTTGGTCGGCCTGGCGCTCGCGGCGCGCGAGGAGCTGCTGGCCGCACCGCCCGAACACCGGCTGCTGCACGGCACGTTCCGGCAGAGCAAGGTGCTCGCCGGGGAGCGGATGCCGTGGCTGGCCGTGGGCCCCGACCCGGTGGTCGGCGAGTGCGCGTTCGACCTGGCCCGGCTGGTCCGCGACCGGGTGGAGGACCTGATCGCCCAGCCGTCCGGTGCGGCGACGACCCGTCGGCGGGTCAAGCGGCTCGCGGAGTCGCTCGATGTGGACCAGGAGCGGTTGCGTGGGTGGACGCTGTTCCGGGCCGTGGAGTCGGGCGTACGGGCGCGGCGGGTCGGCCGGCCGCGGGATGCCGAGTTGTTGCTGGAGTTCGCGGGCTGGCTGTGA